GTCCGATTTGAACGTCGTGTGTATCAGTTCTTCGTACTTCCGGTGGACGTCCAGCATGTTTTCCACGAACTGTATGTGCACCTGTTTAGAGGTGGCCAGTATGAaaggattattattattatcaagaagaagaagaaccattCCACCATCTTCGCTTACGTACCGAATCACCTTTCATGCACGAAATTGTCTTCTTGCCTTGCTCCTTGATGTGCTCCAGGAACACCTCGATCAACCGCTTCAAACCGTCCGTTACCGGTTTGAGCAGAATGTAGAGATTTCTCAAATCAGTGCTTTTCTCATCCGCCACCATCTCCTTGCACTCGGAGTACAGGAAATTTATATGTTTGGTCACCATCTCTTCCTCGCACACCTTGCGCAGCTTGGGAAGCGAactagaaaaggaaaaacacgtACTCTGCTTCATTTTGCTTCTGCTAAAACGCTTCCCTACGATCGTTTCCCGACACACTTACCTTTCATGTAGATAAATTTTAGCCAACTTTTCCTCCTCTTCAAACTTTTTGATTATCCGCTCCATGTACTGACTAACGCTACAAACCTGAAACGACCCACGAAAAAACGAATACATAACGTTAGTAAACAATACGACTTCGTTGCGGCTAAATTTAGTCTCTAAGTCACGAAATTTTTCACAAAGGCTGTAATTAACAATTGTGCCATTGTACCATACCTGCAGCAAATCACTAGCAACGATGCGGAAGTTTTGGCCACTCTCTTCCAACATGCGTGCCTCAAACAGTTCCTGGTATAGCTTGAGCGATCCCTTACGACGATCAGCCTGCACAGCGACAAAGCTCTGTATCACACCTCGGATAAACttggtatttttgttgttatacTGTCCACCGGAATTGTTTGCCCGTTCCGCATTGATTCCGCTCAGTATCTGATCGACCAGCTCATTACCGAGACGCTGTATCATATACTGGTTCCAGATCTCGAGCGTCAGCTCACCAATTTCCATCTTTTCCTGACTATCGCCATGATTGTTACATCCATACACAGCTTCCGCTTCGTTTAACTTCTGTTTCTTAATGTGCTGTTGGTTAAGGTAACTAAAAAGAGGATGAAAAAGGTGTTAGAGTTAAGTCCATCTGCGACCAAGCGGCGGGTTGCAAGATATTTACTTATAAAGTTTATTTAAGTAATCCGAACCACGGCTATATTCGATCCATGCATCGTAATACCGCTCCAGCAGCAGATACGATCCCGAACCAGACGATGACGGTCCGGCAGTGGATTCATCGTTGGCAGTGTTCGGACTATCCGCCACAAGGACACGCTTTTCCAGCAGCGTTTGGACATGGTTTTCGAGGAACGTTTTCGTCTCGAGGTACAACCGATCCGCCAACGGTTCCGGGTGTGCAACGCATATTTCGTACACATCACTggggaaaaatggaacaaacatgacaaaaaaaaactcacacaggATAAATCGTTTCACTCAGAACCCCACAGCACAACAAGAGCAACAAACGGCACACAAAGAAAGAAGGTGAGAACGTTTGTCGCAGCAAGTTGCCGGTAGGACACGATGGGTCAAGTGCGGCCGTGGCCTAGTTTCAGGAGGGACAGCAACAATTGCCTCGCGGCTGTTGCAATTTGCTTACACGAATCGATTGTTCCACACTTTGTTCTTGATGCCCTGGAGTGTGATCACCTGCTGTACCGTTTCCCGCAGATCTGTCCAGACCTCTTCGAACACTATTCTTCGCGGTTTGAGCGACATCTCTCTCGCTGCGGTGTTGAGCCTGccgaaagaagaaggaaaagagttTGCGTATCTGTGTGTATtctatttaaagaaaaaaaaaccccgcgcGCCCTCTCGCTATGgtagaaccttttttttccccatgaGTAAGCGAAATTTTTGGTCGCAAACATAAACATCACTTTTCACCCCCACAAAAACCAGCACAGCATAGTGGAAATTGCGAAGTATTGCACAGTCCCTTTCACCGTGTCTGAACCTTGCCCAAATGTAGCCACCATAGCGAGTTTCGCACGTTGGTACGTTGGTGTTGTGGGGATGGCAAGTTTGGGAAGTTTTTCGTATCACTTACTGCTTAGGATTTGATGAATTTTCGGAAAATTTGCACCGTCGTTGTATCGTCGAATTCTCATAACACAAGAGCTGCCAGTGATGCCAAGGTTGTCTTTTCGGTTGACTTTTCGGTTGTGACAGTTCGGTTGACAGCTGTTCATGGATGGCAGGGTTGGCGAACGGTTCGTGTCGCGCACTGTAATTCAaaggaaattgtttgaaatcttTCAACACGTGGtagaaattataaatttaaaaacgaatATTGAATCATAAGGAAATATTTCTAATCTACTATTTTCATTATTGTTAGAAAAAGGGAATCAAAGGAGTCATTTAATTCAATAACCGCGAATTTATTGTTCTGTATATCACGTGTTGATTGTTGTTAAatgaatcaacaaaacaacgaaagaacaaaaaaattattgatatTGATGAATATTGGCTAGCTGATCTTTTACACGATAAGACCAGATATTAAGTCCCATAAAGATGACTACTTAAGACCCATACGTATTACTACGCATAGACCAATAACAAACTTAGCCAAAAACGGGAGGGTCAGACCTCTCGAGGTTATAGTAGTAAAAGAAGAAGTCAATAAAGAGAAATGGCAAAATCTTACTGATTCACATTAAAAGTCTACTTCCAAACAATATCTGCCATTGAAACCAGATTCTATATTCCTCGCTTCATACATCACGCACGTTACGAAAGCAACAAGTTTTATCACTGACGATCCGTGTAGTGCCTGAATCCTGAACATATgctgaaaacaacaacaaagagaTGGTATGAGGTAAGCACTAGCTAAACTAACAATGTACATATCCGTGCGTAGCAATCCAAATTCCGGAAATCAATTAGATTTTACCAATCACATGGCCGACTGTCGGGACAATCATATATATGTATACACACCCTACCCCTTCTTCCTGCCTACTACATCCTCCAAGGATTAGAAAATGTCCACAATTTTCCACAAGAAATGAGTTAACCGCAAAGTAAGTGTAAAATAGGCTCATCAACACTAACCACagaagcaaatgatgatgatgatgatgctgatgcacAACATGCTTTTTATGGtcattttccgtttgtttatcaatttttaattgaattccaAATCCGTCGCAAAGTGGAAAGCGGGAGCTATAACGATACGACGATTGGTCCTCCATCGCAGCAACAGGATTCCTCCACAACAGGATAAAACTTGCTCGTAATTTAGTACCGTATGCTcactacacacaaacacacacacacgctctctcGCATCGATCTCTCGTGCTCTGGTCGAACTGGTGCGCATGTCTCACAGGACATCACTCTACCTTTCCTGGTGACGATTTTCCTGGGGCACTACTGCACAAACAGCAGCCGTGTCGAGGATAACGCATTAATTTTGTTGCTGGtggccaccaccaacaaatcCTAAGCTCTCgcaaaatcgaagaaattcgAAACCCATTTCCTGTAGCACACACAGAAATCCGCGATTTGAAGCACCGTCATTTTGATAGTACGCGCACACAGCCATTTGCGAAATTTCATCTAGTAAGCTTTGGGTTCGAGTGTCGATTGCCGTACATCCGTAACAGTCCGCTCCACAGGTGTAGCAAATATCGTACCAAAAACGGGTCCCCAAGGCAGCCGCAACATTTGTTTCCCTCCCTAGAGGCGCATGGCATAAAATTTCGTTCAACAGGATTCTGGTCTCAGCAGTGTGTTGTTAGTGTGTGGAAGGTGCCACTTTTCCATCCTGTGTTATTGGAGCGGATCAAGTGTCCTCCTGTTCCCCTTCACTAGTCAATCGGTGGTACCAGTGAGCTACTAAAGTTCTAAGTAGCAGGAGGAGGCTGAATGTGTACACTTGCAGGTGTGTAGAGTGTACCATTTAACACCGtcgctgtgtatgtgtgtgcaaaaggtggaaaattcaTCGCAATCAAGTGAATGGTTTGGATTGCTTTGTATTGTTTGATTACGCAGAAACCCCCCGCACAAGTCAACGTATACAGCAAAACATCGTTGTTGTACCACATTCAGTCTTATTAAAATCGGGATCGTTTTTCGTAGAAAGTTGAAGCAGTTTACattacaaaactaaaaaaattaataaataaacaccaTTCCTTCAGTATATAACGGTAGACTCCCTTGCCAGGGGAGAGTTCCTCTTCCATATCGGACACAATCTGCGTCAGTCAAACGGTGTGCCACCGTCATAATCTTCGACAATTGGCACCAAGAAGAGCCCACTAGACGCACGTAGCCGTACGTACGTGTGTTTTTAatcgtgtatgtgtttgtgtgcgtgtgtgtatgtgtatagaAAATGTGCAACAAATGAATGAGCAGCAGAAGGAGCAGCATCAGCCGAGCAGTTCAATGTCGTACGTGCCCTATTTAGATCCATCAGCTGCCGCGCATGAGGAGACCGTCAATGACAGCATCACATCCGTGAAGTTACCACTTCCCTTCAGCGTCACCAGCGTCACCGTCAGCGGTGGAAAATAAACGACGAGTTCTAGATTTCTTGCCAAACCGTCCCGTGTTACATCGGAAATCAGACCGATAGTGGAAAACGGGAGAAAGCAGGATTCGCT
This genomic window from Anopheles maculipalpis chromosome 2RL, idAnoMacuDA_375_x, whole genome shotgun sequence contains:
- the LOC126559748 gene encoding cullin-2, with product MSLKPRRIVFEEVWTDLRETVQQVITLQGIKNKVWNNRFVDVYEICVAHPEPLADRLYLETKTFLENHVQTLLEKRVLVADSPNTANDESTAGPSSSGSGSYLLLERYYDAWIEYSRGSDYLNKLYNYLNQQHIKKQKLNEAEAVYGCNNHGDSQEKMEIGELTLEIWNQYMIQRLGNELVDQILSGINAERANNSGGQYNNKNTKFIRGVIQSFVAVQADRRKGSLKLYQELFEARMLEESGQNFRIVASDLLQVCSVSQYMERIIKKFEEEEKLAKIYLHESSLPKLRKVCEEEMVTKHINFLYSECKEMVADEKSTDLRNLYILLKPVTDGLKRLIEVFLEHIKEQGKKTISCMKGDSVHIQFVENMLDVHRKYEELIHTTFKSDPLFLGALDKACARIINEKHSNNQVCRSAELVAKYCDSLLKKSKTTEGEIDQKLTRSIIIFKYIEDKDVYQKFYSRMLAKRLIHEQSQSMDAEELMINKLKQACGYEFTNKLHRMFTDISVSIDLNAKFSKYLNDNNHETGINFSVKVLQAGAWPLGPTQVVASFAIPQEFEKSIRLFEEFYHINFSGRKLTWLHHLCHGEMKLSFEKRNYIVTMQTYQMAILLMFETTDKYTCKELQTSLQLQQEIFQRHLQSLVEAKILLLSEEKMNDDTEVSINVNYNNKRTKFKITTNLQKETPQEVEHTMNAVDEDRKMYLQAAIVRIMKSRKVLRHNTLIQEILSQSKVSFAPNVSMIKKCIESLIDKQYIERTPNSGDEYSYVA